In a genomic window of Virgibacillus sp. SK37:
- a CDS encoding YlaI family protein: MMQVKCSICDTVEAIEDDSLQAKRLRNRRIHMYLCQDCYDRIKKKTYERHATGDFQLYKEKKKKNDLI; encoded by the coding sequence ATTATGCAAGTTAAGTGCTCCATTTGTGATACAGTTGAAGCAATTGAAGATGATTCTTTACAAGCTAAACGTCTGAGAAACAGAAGAATCCATATGTATTTATGCCAAGATTGCTATGATCGTATTAAAAAGAAAACGTATGAACGACATGCGACTGGGGATTTTCAATTGTATAAAGAGAAAAAAAAGAAAAATGATTTGATATAA
- a CDS encoding YlaH-like family protein → METNYSLILDLLIHFFGTDHIFWIFYILNLIFGSISFKLGFARELPILKTIIVYIMLAIGTFILTIFSIMNLPITESLIIVALVLGIYRYRLHKQRTATK, encoded by the coding sequence ATGGAGACGAATTACAGTCTTATTTTGGATTTACTTATACACTTTTTCGGCACAGATCATATATTTTGGATTTTTTATATATTAAATTTAATATTTGGTTCCATATCATTTAAGTTAGGATTTGCTCGAGAGCTACCTATTTTAAAAACCATTATTGTTTATATTATGCTTGCGATCGGAACATTTATTTTAACGATATTTAGCATCATGAATCTTCCTATTACGGAGAGCTTAATCATTGTCGCTTTAGTGTTAGGCATTTATAGATATAGACTACATAAGCAAAGAACAGCTACCAAGTAA
- a CDS encoding DUF5325 family protein, translating to MKGINFSKLFLAILVISMFVAVGVAIAYRNIWLVLLFIFLGFAIMGYGLSKRKRK from the coding sequence ATGAAAGGAATTAATTTTTCAAAGCTATTCTTAGCTATTTTAGTGATTTCTATGTTTGTTGCTGTTGGTGTTGCCATTGCTTATCGCAACATATGGCTCGTTTTATTATTTATCTTCCTAGGTTTTGCTATTATGGGTTATGGTTTATCCAAAAGGAAAAGAAAGTGA
- a CDS encoding inositol monophosphatase family protein, with product MVAEWDKIFDQAKSWILEAGETIRRKINDPLTINTKSNPNDLVTEMDKETELFFAKKIKVTYPDHLILSEEGFGDDITSLSGTVWIIDPIDGTMNFVHQKRNFAISIGIYQDGVGEIGLIYNVMEDVLYSGIRNKGAYKNERKLPLLSESVKIEEAILGLNHFWLCENRLVKEQMMQQLVRKVRGTRTYGSAALEFAFVAEGIMDGYLTMRLSPWDIAAGVVIVNEVGGITTDINGDELNMIKNNSVFTCNPRVQHIIIDEYLKKGRK from the coding sequence ATGGTAGCAGAATGGGACAAAATATTTGACCAAGCTAAGTCTTGGATACTTGAAGCTGGAGAAACGATTAGAAGGAAAATAAACGATCCACTAACTATTAATACGAAGTCCAATCCAAATGATTTAGTAACAGAAATGGATAAGGAAACAGAATTATTTTTTGCAAAAAAGATAAAAGTCACGTATCCTGATCATTTAATTCTAAGTGAAGAAGGCTTTGGCGATGATATCACCTCACTGAGTGGCACAGTATGGATTATTGATCCTATCGACGGAACAATGAATTTTGTTCATCAAAAAAGAAACTTTGCCATCTCGATTGGTATCTATCAAGATGGGGTTGGTGAAATAGGGCTTATCTATAATGTAATGGAGGATGTTTTATATAGTGGAATACGAAATAAAGGTGCTTATAAAAATGAGAGAAAGCTGCCCTTATTATCTGAATCCGTTAAGATAGAAGAAGCAATCTTAGGTCTAAACCACTTCTGGTTATGCGAAAATAGATTAGTAAAAGAACAAATGATGCAGCAATTAGTTAGGAAAGTACGGGGAACAAGAACATATGGTTCAGCAGCACTGGAGTTTGCGTTTGTTGCAGAAGGTATTATGGATGGTTATTTGACGATGAGACTATCTCCTTGGGATATAGCAGCTGGTGTGGTTATAGTCAATGAGGTTGGAGGAATAACAACGGATATTAATGGTGATGAGTTAAATATGATTAAAAATAATTCTGTTTTTACTTGTAACCCACGTGTCCAGCATATTATCATTGATGAATATTTAAAAAAAGGAAGAAAGTGA
- a CDS encoding YktB family protein: protein MNFDGFSQHDFDTFLIEGLDERMEAIQTRIQPKFQELGSYMVDYLSAQLGNEVYLHIAKHARRTVNPPKDTWLAIADNKRGYKKHPHFQIGLFDDHVFVWLALIYELDHKKEIAQTFLDNYQELTNLPDYYKVSLDHTKKTSISLKDLEKKDVERFRDVKKAEFLIGQHLPSTDVRVKNGDTFINTVKDTFNSLIPFYQMALRSK, encoded by the coding sequence ATGAATTTTGATGGTTTTAGCCAGCATGATTTTGATACATTTTTAATAGAAGGCCTAGATGAGCGGATGGAAGCAATACAAACAAGAATTCAACCGAAATTTCAAGAATTAGGAAGCTATATGGTTGATTATTTATCAGCACAATTAGGCAATGAAGTATATTTGCACATTGCCAAACACGCAAGAAGAACAGTAAATCCTCCAAAAGATACGTGGCTTGCCATAGCGGATAATAAACGTGGTTATAAAAAACACCCCCATTTTCAGATTGGTCTGTTCGATGACCATGTATTTGTTTGGCTTGCTCTTATTTATGAATTGGATCATAAGAAAGAAATCGCTCAAACATTTCTGGATAATTACCAAGAATTAACGAATCTACCAGATTATTATAAAGTATCACTTGATCATACAAAAAAGACATCAATTAGCCTTAAGGACTTAGAAAAGAAAGATGTGGAACGTTTCCGTGATGTAAAAAAAGCTGAATTTTTGATTGGTCAACACCTCCCTAGTACGGATGTGCGTGTAAAAAATGGGGATACATTTATCAATACTGTGAAGGACACCTTTAACAGTTTAATTCCTTTCTATCAAATGGCATTGAGAAGCAAATAA
- a CDS encoding UPF0223 family protein: MSYHYPIDESWTTQEIIDVVQFFSLIEQAYEKGAARKDIALLYRKFKQIVPSKSEEKKLFANFQQQSGYSSYQVVKKLKETEQGIIKMKEGHA; the protein is encoded by the coding sequence ATGAGTTATCACTATCCAATCGATGAAAGCTGGACAACACAAGAAATAATTGATGTTGTTCAATTTTTTTCATTAATAGAACAAGCCTATGAAAAAGGTGCCGCAAGAAAGGATATAGCTTTATTATATCGTAAGTTCAAACAGATAGTCCCTTCAAAAAGTGAGGAAAAAAAACTGTTTGCGAATTTCCAGCAACAATCAGGCTATTCCAGTTATCAAGTAGTAAAAAAATTAAAAGAGACGGAGCAAGGTATCATCAAAATGAAAGAGGGACATGCTTAA
- a CDS encoding nitronate monooxygenase family protein, whose protein sequence is MKWETRVSKLLDIKYPIIQGGLAYLAYADLAAAVSNAGGLGQITAMSLSSPEELRNEIRKLRKMTTEPFGVNFAIGEHGRAFEHMVQVAIEEKVPVISVTGGNPKKVLDMVKEHPIKKLVLVAARRQAEKAEELGADAVMVVGQDGGGHLGRSDVGTFTLTPQVVDHVSIPVIASGGIVDGRGMLAALALGAEGIEMGTRFIATKECVHAHPTYKQAIIDADENSTVVIKRTLGTPARALKNPWTEKILNVEKEEGGYEALKNFISGDANKRYIYDGKAEEGFGWSGQGAARIHDLPSVKELIETMILEAEKIKEKL, encoded by the coding sequence ATGAAATGGGAAACTAGAGTTTCGAAACTACTGGATATTAAGTATCCGATTATTCAAGGGGGGCTAGCATATCTTGCATATGCTGATTTGGCAGCAGCTGTTTCCAATGCGGGCGGTTTGGGGCAGATTACAGCTATGAGCCTATCAAGCCCGGAAGAATTAAGAAATGAAATTCGCAAATTAAGGAAAATGACAACAGAACCTTTTGGAGTAAACTTTGCCATTGGAGAGCACGGTAGAGCTTTTGAGCATATGGTCCAAGTTGCTATTGAAGAAAAAGTCCCTGTTATTTCCGTGACAGGTGGAAATCCTAAAAAAGTACTTGATATGGTGAAAGAACACCCTATTAAAAAGCTAGTTCTGGTAGCTGCTCGAAGACAGGCGGAAAAAGCAGAAGAATTGGGAGCAGATGCTGTGATGGTTGTAGGACAAGATGGAGGTGGCCATCTTGGGCGAAGTGATGTGGGAACCTTTACACTAACTCCCCAAGTAGTTGATCATGTATCCATTCCTGTTATTGCTTCTGGTGGAATAGTGGATGGTAGAGGTATGTTGGCAGCTCTTGCTTTAGGAGCGGAAGGAATAGAGATGGGTACTCGCTTTATTGCTACAAAGGAATGCGTTCATGCCCACCCAACCTATAAGCAAGCAATCATAGATGCAGATGAAAACTCCACTGTGGTTATTAAACGTACCTTAGGAACTCCGGCTAGAGCATTAAAGAATCCCTGGACAGAAAAGATTCTAAATGTAGAAAAAGAAGAAGGAGGATATGAAGCTTTAAAGAATTTTATTAGTGGCGACGCCAATAAACGTTATATTTATGATGGTAAGGCAGAGGAAGGGTTTGGCTGGAGTGGACAAGGAGCAGCCAGAATACACGATCTACCATCTGTTAAAGAGTTAATCGAGACAATGATTCTGGAAGCAGAAAAAATAAAAGAAAAATTATAA
- a CDS encoding aminotransferase class I/II-fold pyridoxal phosphate-dependent enzyme, with the protein MNQHKTPLFTGLLNHIEKNPIPFHIPGHKQGKAAEPTFRDFLGDAVFAIDLINIEPLDDLHHPHAMIKDAQELAAYAFGADYTYFSVQGTSGAIMTMVLSVCNPGDKIIVPRNVHKSVTSAIIFSGAIPIFIQPELDEQLGISHGITPNSVKKAIKAHPDTKAVLVINPTYFGVAADLEEIVSISHKYDIPVLVDEAHGVHIHFHDELPLSAMQAGADLSATSVHKLGGSLTQSSILNLQGTRVSHEKVQTIMSMLTTTSTSYLLLASLDTARKQLAVNGFTLVDEALTLANDTRKQINSLNYIYCAGDEIIGTEAAYSFDPTKLIISVKDLGITGYDAEVWLRENFSIEVELSDLYNILCIITPADTKETTDKLVHALKRLDDSNTQTNCGKNVQVSIPDIPLLALTPRDAFYAETEIIPFRSAAGRISAESIMVYPPGIPIFIPGEIITEENINYIQKNIRAGLPVQGLQDETLETIHVIKEHKPFN; encoded by the coding sequence ATTAATCAACATAAAACACCTTTATTCACTGGACTATTAAACCATATAGAAAAGAACCCAATTCCGTTTCACATCCCAGGTCATAAACAAGGAAAAGCTGCAGAGCCTACATTCCGCGATTTTCTGGGAGACGCTGTATTCGCAATTGATTTAATAAATATAGAGCCTTTGGATGACTTACACCATCCTCATGCAATGATTAAAGACGCACAAGAGCTTGCAGCTTACGCTTTTGGTGCTGACTACACTTATTTTTCTGTTCAAGGAACGAGTGGAGCAATAATGACTATGGTATTGAGTGTATGTAATCCTGGTGACAAAATTATCGTCCCAAGAAATGTGCATAAATCTGTTACATCAGCAATAATTTTTTCTGGTGCAATTCCAATCTTTATACAGCCAGAACTGGATGAACAACTCGGTATTTCTCATGGTATAACTCCAAATTCAGTTAAAAAAGCAATTAAAGCACACCCTGATACAAAAGCAGTATTAGTCATCAATCCAACTTATTTTGGTGTCGCTGCTGACTTAGAAGAAATCGTAAGCATCAGTCACAAATATGATATACCGGTATTAGTTGATGAAGCGCATGGTGTGCATATACATTTTCACGACGAGCTCCCTCTCTCAGCCATGCAGGCTGGTGCTGACCTATCGGCTACGAGTGTTCACAAACTCGGCGGGTCTCTAACGCAAAGTTCCATTTTGAATTTGCAGGGAACACGCGTATCACACGAGAAAGTACAAACCATTATGTCAATGCTAACAACTACCTCAACATCCTACCTTTTATTGGCATCCTTAGATACTGCCAGAAAGCAACTTGCGGTTAATGGATTTACATTAGTGGATGAAGCACTAACATTAGCAAATGATACAAGAAAGCAGATAAACAGCTTAAATTACATTTATTGTGCAGGAGATGAAATAATAGGAACAGAAGCTGCCTATAGCTTTGATCCTACAAAACTTATTATATCTGTAAAAGATTTAGGGATTACAGGGTATGATGCAGAGGTATGGCTAAGGGAGAACTTTTCTATCGAGGTAGAATTATCTGATCTGTATAATATTTTATGCATTATTACCCCAGCAGACACAAAAGAAACTACAGACAAATTAGTTCATGCTCTAAAAAGGTTGGATGATAGCAATACACAAACAAATTGCGGTAAAAATGTACAAGTATCCATCCCTGATATACCACTATTGGCATTAACACCAAGAGATGCTTTTTATGCGGAGACAGAAATCATCCCTTTTCGTTCTGCAGCCGGTAGAATCAGTGCCGAATCCATTATGGTCTACCCTCCGGGAATACCGATTTTTATTCCGGGGGAAATTATTACGGAAGAAAATATAAATTATATCCAAAAAAATATACGTGCTGGACTGCCTGTGCAGGGGTTACAGGATGAAACACTGGAGACTATACACGTTATCAAAGAGCATAAACCTTTTAATTAA
- a CDS encoding GapA-binding peptide SR1P, giving the protein MGTIVCQDCQTVIDHYNEEKVTTLYGTCPTCNENK; this is encoded by the coding sequence ATGGGCACAATTGTTTGTCAGGATTGTCAGACAGTGATCGATCATTATAATGAAGAGAAAGTAACTACCCTTTATGGGACATGTCCGACTTGCAATGAAAATAAATAA
- a CDS encoding polysaccharide deacetylase family protein, translating to MQRIGAVIFIVVAMVLLPACSNTSKESAQENNADQKENEQRADQKSESEKKEKEKEEKESAEVSQEVKEPKYKVTENASIVPIDNAEEKVVLVTIDDAPDKYSLEMANTLKELGVNAIFFVNGHFIESEEGAQKLKKLHEMGFIIGNHTKTHANLKKISKGAQREEIISVSDRVEEIIGERPLFFRAPHGANTDYSRELVAEEGMTLMNWTYGYDYFEPYMDANKLEQAMISGEGPEVGVDYSLLKPGANLLMHDREWTNKALPGIIKGLRDKGYQMVDPALIKTKDM from the coding sequence ATGCAAAGAATAGGAGCAGTAATTTTCATTGTAGTCGCTATGGTTTTATTGCCAGCATGTAGCAACACGTCTAAAGAAAGTGCTCAGGAAAATAACGCTGACCAAAAGGAAAATGAGCAGCGTGCAGATCAAAAATCTGAGAGTGAAAAAAAAGAAAAGGAAAAGGAAGAAAAAGAATCAGCGGAAGTATCACAGGAAGTGAAAGAACCTAAGTATAAAGTAACAGAAAATGCTTCGATTGTACCTATCGATAATGCTGAGGAAAAAGTTGTACTAGTTACAATCGATGATGCACCTGATAAGTATTCATTGGAAATGGCCAATACATTAAAGGAACTAGGTGTGAATGCTATATTTTTTGTGAATGGCCATTTTATTGAGTCAGAAGAAGGTGCTCAAAAGCTAAAGAAATTACACGAGATGGGCTTTATTATTGGCAATCACACGAAAACGCACGCAAATCTTAAGAAAATATCAAAAGGAGCGCAACGAGAAGAAATTATATCTGTAAGTGATCGAGTAGAGGAAATTATCGGAGAACGGCCATTATTTTTCCGTGCCCCTCATGGAGCAAACACTGATTATTCGAGAGAATTGGTTGCTGAAGAAGGTATGACATTAATGAATTGGACTTATGGCTACGATTATTTTGAACCATATATGGATGCCAATAAATTAGAGCAAGCTATGATCAGTGGAGAAGGTCCTGAGGTAGGAGTAGACTATTCTTTGCTTAAACCAGGAGCGAACCTATTAATGCATGACAGAGAATGGACGAATAAGGCACTGCCTGGAATCATTAAAGGACTGCGTGATAAAGGATATCAAATGGTGGATCCTGCATTAATTAAAACAAAAGATATGTAA
- the tnpB gene encoding IS200/IS605 family element RNA-guided endonuclease TnpB encodes MLVNKAYKFRIYPNKEQEIIIAKTTGCSRFVFNSFLALWNDTYKKTGKGLTYNSCSAELTKLKKELVWLTEVDSIALQSSLRNLADSYTRFFKEQNKAPRFKSKKNPIQSYTTKHTNGNIEVIDNKIKLPKLGLVRFAKSREVHGRILNATVRLNPSGKYFVSILTETEVQPLERTDSSIGIDLGITDFAILSDGHKIDNNKFTSKMEKKLKREQRKLSRRALHAKNNGIDLFDTKNYQKQKRKVARLYEKVMNQRDDFLNKLSTEIIKNHDIVCIEDLNTKGMLRNHKLAKSISDVSWSAFVTKIEYKAKWYGKTIVKISRWFPSSQICSNCGHQDGKKSLEIRDWTCSVCNEHHDRDINASKNILAKGLKTLDLA; translated from the coding sequence ATGTTAGTCAACAAAGCATATAAATTCCGTATCTATCCAAATAAAGAACAAGAAATCATAATCGCAAAGACGACTGGTTGCTCTCGTTTCGTATTTAACAGTTTTTTAGCACTTTGGAACGATACATATAAGAAAACAGGCAAAGGATTAACTTATAATTCTTGTTCTGCCGAGTTAACAAAATTAAAAAAGGAACTCGTATGGCTAACCGAAGTTGATAGCATTGCCCTTCAATCATCCTTGAGAAATCTTGCTGATTCATATACAAGATTCTTCAAGGAACAAAATAAAGCACCACGCTTCAAGTCTAAAAAGAACCCTATTCAGTCTTATACAACAAAGCATACAAATGGGAATATTGAAGTCATTGACAACAAAATTAAGTTGCCGAAACTAGGTCTTGTTCGCTTTGCCAAAAGTCGTGAAGTGCATGGCCGTATCCTTAATGCAACTGTTAGACTAAATCCTAGTGGCAAATACTTTGTATCCATTCTAACTGAAACAGAAGTACAACCATTAGAGAGAACGGATTCATCTATTGGCATAGACTTAGGTATCACTGACTTTGCTATTCTTTCTGATGGTCACAAGATTGACAATAATAAGTTCACATCAAAAATGGAAAAGAAACTGAAACGTGAGCAGCGAAAGCTCTCAAGACGTGCATTACATGCTAAAAACAATGGCATTGACCTTTTTGATACAAAAAACTATCAGAAACAAAAACGTAAAGTTGCTAGATTATACGAAAAAGTAATGAACCAACGTGATGATTTTCTTAACAAGTTAAGTACAGAAATAATCAAAAACCACGATATTGTCTGTATTGAGGACTTGAATACTAAAGGAATGTTACGCAATCATAAGTTGGCAAAATCAATCTCTGACGTGTCATGGTCTGCTTTTGTAACAAAAATAGAATACAAAGCAAAATGGTATGGAAAAACAATCGTAAAAATAAGCAGATGGTTTCCGTCTAGTCAGATATGTTCCAATTGCGGTCATCAAGATGGCAAGAAGTCTCTTGAAATAAGGGACTGGACTTGTTCTGTTTGTAATGAACATCACGATAGAGATATAAATGCCAGCAAAAACATCCTAGCAAAAGGCTTAAAAACCTTAGACTTGGCTTAA
- the lpdA gene encoding dihydrolipoyl dehydrogenase: MVVGDFPIEVDTMVVGAGPGGYVAAIRAAQLGQKVTIVEKGTLGGVCLNVGCIPSKALIQAGHLTEYAHGNEELGIKSENVTVDFSKVQEWKGKVVNKLTSGVEGLLKGNKVDIIKGEVYFVDKNTAKVMDEKNSQTYTFNNCIIATGSTPIEIPGFKFSERVLDSTGALNLNEIPKKMVVIGGGYIGTELGTAYANFGTEVTILEGTKDILGGFEKQMTQTVKKRLKKKGVKIITEAMANGAEETSDGVKVTYEAKGKEETIEADYVLVTVGRRPNTEEIGLEQVGIEKDDKGRIKIDKQCRTSVDNIYAIGDIVEGMPLAHKASYEGKVAAEAISGEKSEVDYIGMPAVVFSDPELATVGYSEKDAKDAGYKVKASKFPFAANGRALSLNNSDGFMKLITREEDGLVIGAQIAGPNASDMIAELGLAIEAGMTAEDIALTVHAHPTLGEITMEAAEVALGTPVHMMK, from the coding sequence ATGGTAGTAGGAGATTTTCCAATTGAAGTAGACACAATGGTAGTTGGAGCAGGACCAGGTGGTTACGTAGCGGCTATTCGTGCTGCACAGCTTGGCCAAAAAGTTACCATTGTAGAAAAGGGGACCCTTGGTGGTGTATGCCTTAACGTTGGCTGTATCCCATCAAAAGCACTTATTCAAGCTGGACATTTAACAGAGTACGCTCATGGAAACGAAGAATTAGGAATTAAGTCAGAAAACGTAACAGTTGATTTTTCTAAAGTCCAAGAGTGGAAAGGAAAAGTAGTAAATAAACTAACATCAGGTGTTGAAGGTCTTTTAAAAGGTAATAAAGTTGATATCATTAAAGGCGAGGTTTATTTTGTAGATAAAAATACAGCCAAAGTGATGGATGAAAAAAATTCTCAGACCTATACGTTTAACAACTGTATTATTGCTACTGGTTCAACACCTATAGAAATACCAGGATTTAAATTCTCTGAGCGTGTCCTTGATTCAACCGGAGCATTAAATCTAAACGAAATTCCTAAGAAAATGGTTGTTATCGGTGGAGGTTATATTGGTACCGAGCTTGGCACAGCTTATGCTAATTTCGGCACTGAGGTAACTATACTAGAAGGTACAAAAGATATCCTTGGCGGATTTGAAAAGCAAATGACTCAAACTGTTAAAAAGCGCTTGAAGAAAAAAGGCGTAAAAATTATTACTGAAGCAATGGCAAATGGCGCTGAAGAAACTTCAGATGGTGTCAAAGTGACGTATGAAGCTAAAGGAAAAGAAGAAACAATCGAGGCAGATTATGTACTTGTTACTGTAGGCCGCCGTCCTAATACAGAAGAAATTGGGCTTGAGCAAGTTGGCATAGAAAAAGACGATAAAGGCCGTATTAAAATTGATAAACAATGTCGTACTTCTGTAGACAATATCTATGCAATCGGTGATATTGTTGAAGGAATGCCTCTTGCGCATAAAGCTTCGTATGAAGGTAAGGTTGCTGCAGAAGCAATTAGTGGAGAAAAATCTGAAGTTGATTATATCGGAATGCCTGCAGTTGTATTCTCTGATCCTGAACTGGCTACTGTTGGTTATTCAGAAAAAGATGCAAAAGATGCAGGTTACAAAGTGAAAGCTTCTAAATTCCCGTTTGCCGCAAACGGTCGTGCTCTATCTCTAAATAATAGTGATGGTTTTATGAAACTAATCACTCGTGAGGAAGACGGATTAGTAATTGGTGCTCAAATTGCTGGACCTAATGCAAGTGATATGATTGCCGAATTAGGATTGGCAATTGAAGCAGGAATGACAGCTGAGGATATTGCACTTACTGTTCACGCACATCCTACCCTTGGCGAGATTACTATGGAAGCAGCTGAAGTAGCTTTAGGTACACCTGTTCATATGATGAAATAA
- a CDS encoding dihydrolipoamide acetyltransferase family protein, translating into MAYVFKLPDIGEGIHEGEIVKWFIKEGDEVKEDDVLCEVQNDKAVVEIPSPVDGTVKKLHVDEGTVAVVGDSLITFDAEGYESDEPEEEEQKESEEKPSEDSKKEEDKKEEKKEEKTSSSKEEKSDASSSDERVIAMPSVRKYARDNEVEVHKVTGSGKNGRVLKEDVDKYLSGDQALTSEKEEQSEAEATASSSQQAAAAPKGEYPESREKMSGIRKAIASAMVNSKTKAPHVTLMDEVDVTELVAHRKKFKAVAAEQDIKLTYLPYVAKALVSASKKFPILNAAVDDETNEIIHKHYYNIGIAADTEKGLLVPVVKDADRKSIFAISQEINELAEKARSGKLTSEEMKGASNTITNIGSAGGQWFTPVLNYPEAIILGIGRIAEKPIVRDGEIVIAPVLALSLSFDHRIVDGATAQLALNQIKRLLNDPQLIMMEA; encoded by the coding sequence ATGGCATATGTGTTTAAATTGCCTGATATTGGTGAAGGAATCCATGAGGGTGAAATTGTAAAATGGTTTATCAAAGAAGGCGATGAAGTTAAAGAAGATGATGTTTTATGTGAAGTGCAAAATGATAAAGCTGTCGTAGAAATTCCATCTCCTGTGGACGGTACTGTCAAAAAACTGCATGTAGATGAAGGTACAGTTGCGGTTGTTGGTGATTCGTTGATTACATTCGATGCTGAAGGTTATGAATCTGACGAACCGGAAGAAGAGGAACAAAAGGAGTCAGAAGAGAAACCGTCTGAAGATAGCAAAAAAGAGGAAGACAAGAAAGAAGAGAAGAAAGAAGAGAAGACTTCTTCATCAAAAGAGGAAAAGTCTGATGCTTCAAGTTCAGATGAACGAGTAATTGCTATGCCATCCGTACGCAAGTATGCTCGCGATAATGAAGTGGAGGTTCATAAAGTTACTGGTTCAGGGAAAAATGGCAGGGTTCTTAAAGAAGATGTTGATAAGTATCTTAGCGGAGATCAAGCCCTAACTAGTGAAAAAGAAGAACAAAGTGAAGCAGAGGCTACTGCAAGTTCATCACAACAAGCTGCTGCCGCACCTAAAGGGGAATATCCTGAGTCACGCGAAAAAATGAGCGGTATTCGTAAAGCAATTGCAAGTGCAATGGTTAATTCGAAAACGAAAGCTCCTCATGTTACTCTAATGGATGAGGTTGATGTAACTGAGCTTGTAGCACATCGCAAAAAGTTCAAAGCTGTAGCTGCTGAACAGGATATTAAATTAACTTATCTCCCATATGTAGCTAAGGCACTTGTTTCTGCTTCGAAGAAATTCCCTATTTTAAATGCAGCAGTGGATGATGAAACGAACGAAATTATTCACAAGCATTACTATAATATTGGTATTGCAGCGGACACTGAAAAAGGGTTGCTAGTTCCAGTAGTTAAAGACGCCGATCGTAAATCTATTTTTGCTATTTCACAGGAAATTAATGAATTGGCAGAAAAGGCTCGAAGTGGTAAACTAACATCTGAAGAGATGAAGGGTGCATCAAATACAATTACAAATATTGGTTCTGCAGGTGGCCAATGGTTTACACCAGTTTTAAATTACCCAGAAGCAATTATTTTAGGCATTGGACGTATTGCCGAGAAGCCAATTGTACGTGATGGAGAAATTGTAATTGCACCAGTTCTTGCATTATCACTAAGCTTTGATCATCGCATTGTTGATGGAGCAACAGCACAGCTAGCTCTAAATCAAATAAAGCGACTATTGAACGATCCACAATTAATTATGATGGAGGCGTAA